From the genome of Vibrio orientalis CIP 102891 = ATCC 33934:
AGTTGGCAGAAGTACTGATGATCCACAAAGGTATGTCGAAGCGAGAAGCAGAAAACGAAGCGATTGCGATGCTTGATGCGGTACGTATTCCCTCTGCGGCGACTCGTATGGCTCAGTATCCACATGAAATGTCGGGCGGCATGCGCCAACGCGTGATGATTGCCATGGCACTGCTGTGTAAACCAGAGCTGCTTATTGCCGATGAACCCACCACTGCCCTTGATGTGACGGTGCAAGCGCAAATCTTAACTTTACTGCGTGAGCTTCAGGCTGAATTTAACACGGCAATTTTGCTGATCACCCACGATATGGGCGTGGTCGCGGAAATGTGTGACCGAGTCTTAGTCATGTATGGCGGAAGAAAAATGGAAGAGGCCGATACCGATTCAATCTTTGATTCTCCCGCTCACCCGTATACCCAAGGCTTACTGAAAGCGATTCCTTCTATTACTGAGGATATGGATAGGCTGCCGACCATTCCGGGCAATCCACCAAGTGCATTGATTCACAATAAAGGCTGTCCGTTTAAAGAGCGTTGTGGGAACTATAGAGCGGAATGCAGTGCAACTGTGCCTCCGTTTCGTTCGCTTTCTCATCGCCAAGGTCTTGCATGTCATGTCAACGCACCAACGACCATCGCCAATATTGCCCGCTCAGCATAGGAGGACATATGACAAAACCAGAAATATTGCTTTCAGCACGCGATCTTAAAGTCCACTTTGCTATCAACAAGCATATCCTGCCGAGTAAACGTAAAGTGGTTAAAGCGGTCGATGGCATTGACCTAGATGTATACCGTGGTGAAACCCTTGGTATTGTGGGTGAATCTGGCTGCGGAAAATCAACACTCGCACGTGGTTTATTACGCCTAATCGAGCCCACTGATGGACAATTGCATTGGAAAGGCGAGAATATGCGCGCCCTTGGAAAGCAACAATTAGCCCAGCGCCGCCGTGAGTTCCAAATGGTGTTCCAAGATCCATCCGCTTGTTTAAATCCGCGCCTGACAATTGCCGAATGCATCGCCGAGCCGTTGCTGACCCATGAACCACAATTGACGCGCAAAGGGGTAGAGGGCCGAGTCATCGCTATGATGGATAAAGTCGGCTTACTCGCAAGCCAACGTAACCGCTATCCCCATGAATTTTCTGGCGGACAGTGTCAGCGTGTTGGGATCGCTCGCGCACTGATTCTCAAGCCAGATTTAGTCGTGTGTGATGAGCCTGTCAGCGCGCTGGATGTCTCCATTCAAGCTCAAGTGATCAATCTGCTTGATGACCTTAAACAAGAGATGGGACTAACACTGGTGATGATCGCCCACGATCTTAGCGTGGTTCGTCATATCAGTGATCGTGTCATGGTCATGTACTTAGGTAAACCGATGGAAGTAGGACGCTACGACAGAGTCTTCGACGATGCGCGGCACCCGTATACCAAAGCGCTGTTGTCTGCGGTACCAATCGCTCATCCAACGTTAGCGCGTAATCGGGATATTCAATTATTGCCGGGAGATTTACCTTCACCACTGAATCCACCCAGTGGCTGTGTCTTCCGCACTCGTTGCCCAAGTGCCACAGAGCTATGCGGCGCACAAAAACCAACTAAGAGTGGTCACAATGATCACCATATTTTCTGTACACATACTTTGCTAGGAAGCCCACAATTATGACAATCACCACGGTTCCACAACGCCTTGATGCTTTACGAGAAGGCATGAACCAGTACGAGTTGGATGCGTATATCGTCACCAACAACGATCCTCATGCGAGTGAATATTCTGCTGATTACTGGCTAGCTCGCCAATGGGTTTCCGGTTTTACAGGCTCGGCAGGAGATGTCGTCGTTACCAAACATGGCGGCGGTCTATGGACAGATGGCCGTTACTATATTCAAGGCGCTGAGCAGCTTGAAGGCTCTGGGCTAGAGCTATTTAAAGCGAGGCTACCAGAAACCCCAACC
Proteins encoded in this window:
- a CDS encoding ABC transporter ATP-binding protein codes for the protein MSILSINNMNVRFQTPDGLVQAVSDLSYSIKQGETLGIVGESGSGKSQSVFALMGLTADNGVVTGEANFHGENLLTMSKKQLNHIRAEKIGMIFQDPMTSLNPFMKVGKQLAEVLMIHKGMSKREAENEAIAMLDAVRIPSAATRMAQYPHEMSGGMRQRVMIAMALLCKPELLIADEPTTALDVTVQAQILTLLRELQAEFNTAILLITHDMGVVAEMCDRVLVMYGGRKMEEADTDSIFDSPAHPYTQGLLKAIPSITEDMDRLPTIPGNPPSALIHNKGCPFKERCGNYRAECSATVPPFRSLSHRQGLACHVNAPTTIANIARSA
- a CDS encoding ABC transporter ATP-binding protein, encoding MTKPEILLSARDLKVHFAINKHILPSKRKVVKAVDGIDLDVYRGETLGIVGESGCGKSTLARGLLRLIEPTDGQLHWKGENMRALGKQQLAQRRREFQMVFQDPSACLNPRLTIAECIAEPLLTHEPQLTRKGVEGRVIAMMDKVGLLASQRNRYPHEFSGGQCQRVGIARALILKPDLVVCDEPVSALDVSIQAQVINLLDDLKQEMGLTLVMIAHDLSVVRHISDRVMVMYLGKPMEVGRYDRVFDDARHPYTKALLSAVPIAHPTLARNRDIQLLPGDLPSPLNPPSGCVFRTRCPSATELCGAQKPTKSGHNDHHIFCTHTLLGSPQL